The proteins below come from a single Alnus glutinosa chromosome 9, dhAlnGlut1.1, whole genome shotgun sequence genomic window:
- the LOC133877090 gene encoding elongation factor 1-beta 2-like, translating to MAVTFSDLHTESGLKCLDEFLSGKAYISGDKLTRDDIKVYAAVSENPGDSFPNASKWYDAVSTHLATSFPGKAVGVRVCGKGAPVDAAPAEKDAPAGDDDDDLDLFGDETEEDKKAAEEREAAKKTSSKKKESGKSSVLLDVKPWDDETDMKKLEEAVRSIEMPGLFWGASKLAPVGYGIKKLQIMLTIVDDLVSVDSLIEERLTVEPCNEYIQSCDIVAFNKI from the exons ATGGCCGTTACCTTCTCAGATCTCCACACCGAATCAGGCCTCAAATGCCTCGACGAGTTCCTCTCCGGCAAAGCTTATATTTCTGG GGATAAGCTGACAAGGGATGACATAAAGGTGTACGCCGCCGTTTCGGAGAATCCCGGAGACTCCTTTCCGAATGCTAGTAAGTGGTACGACGCCGTTTCGACCCATCTGGCTACAAG CTTCCCTGGGAAAGCTGTTGGGGTGAGAGTGTGTGGCAAAGGTGCTCCAGTTGATGCTGCTCCTGCTGAGAAG GATGCTCCTGctggagatgatgatgatgatctcGACCTCTTTGGTGATGAGACAGAGGAGGACAAGAAAGCAGCAGAGGAGAGGGAGGCAGCTAAGAAGACATCctccaaaaagaaagaga GTGGGAAATCTTCTGTCCTTTTGGATGTGAAACCTTGGGATGATGAGACCGACATGAAGAAGCTGGAAGAGGCTGTTCGGAGTATTGAGATGCCTGGTCTCTTTTGGGGAGCAT CAAAATTGGCTCCAGTAGGTTATGGAATAAAGAAGCTTCAGATCATGCTCACAATTGTGGATGACCTTGTATCCGTGGATTCCCTAATTGAGGAGCGTCTTACGGTCGAACCCTGCAATGAATATATCCAAAGCTGTGACATTGTTGCCTTTAACAAAATCTGA